In Candidatus Poribacteria bacterium, one DNA window encodes the following:
- the selA gene encoding L-seryl-tRNA(Sec) selenium transferase — translation MTDNTNLLRHLPAIEKLLNTQELLDLQTTYARSLVTEALRAVVADIRNDILSGNHTQLPEHAEYAERTHQKILEKIGARMRPVVNATGTVTHTNLGRSLLSPTACDAIQQAAQNYVNLEYDIATGSRGHRDRITEPLLQQLTGCEASTIVNNNAAAVLLALQTMARDKEVIVSRGELIEIGGAFRIPDVMAASGAILREVGTTNRTHLRDYADAINENTGLLLKVHPSNYKILGFTSTPTMEELTELGAQRGIPTMEDLGSGALIDMTTYGLPHEPLVGERIASGVDIVTFSGDKLLGGPQAGIIVGKAEWIEKMRKNPMMRALRVDKLIIAGLSATLQLYLTEDTTLTERFPMLNRYTRSIEALHTLATELKAQLEPLFSEKVDIQVSETYGQIGSGALPVETLPSIALVLEPLESSAEILAAQFRNATIPVIGRIKDGLFWLDLRTVYEREQAWIVETATHVARDL, via the coding sequence GTGACAGATAACACAAACCTCCTACGACATTTGCCCGCCATTGAAAAACTCCTGAACACACAGGAACTGCTCGACTTGCAAACCACCTACGCCCGTTCCCTTGTGACGGAGGCATTGCGTGCTGTCGTCGCCGACATCCGAAACGATATTCTGAGCGGAAACCACACACAATTACCAGAACACGCCGAATACGCCGAACGGACACATCAGAAAATCCTGGAAAAGATAGGTGCGCGCATGCGTCCCGTCGTCAATGCAACAGGCACGGTCACACACACCAACTTAGGTAGGTCGTTGCTCAGTCCTACTGCCTGCGATGCCATCCAGCAAGCCGCGCAAAACTACGTCAACCTTGAATACGACATCGCAACTGGAAGCCGAGGACATCGAGATAGGATCACCGAACCCCTTTTACAGCAATTGACCGGCTGCGAGGCATCTACAATCGTCAACAACAACGCCGCAGCGGTTTTACTCGCACTCCAGACGATGGCACGCGACAAAGAAGTCATCGTCTCACGCGGGGAACTCATCGAAATCGGGGGCGCGTTCCGAATTCCGGACGTGATGGCGGCAAGCGGTGCAATCCTCCGAGAAGTCGGCACCACCAACCGAACCCATCTCCGAGATTACGCAGATGCCATCAATGAAAATACAGGACTGTTGCTCAAAGTGCATCCGAGCAACTACAAAATTCTCGGTTTCACGTCAACGCCCACGATGGAGGAACTGACAGAACTCGGGGCACAGCGCGGCATCCCAACGATGGAAGACCTTGGGAGCGGTGCCCTCATTGACATGACGACTTATGGACTCCCGCACGAACCCCTCGTCGGAGAACGAATCGCCAGCGGTGTCGACATCGTGACCTTCAGCGGTGACAAACTACTCGGTGGCCCCCAAGCCGGCATTATCGTCGGTAAAGCCGAATGGATCGAAAAGATGCGTAAAAATCCGATGATGCGGGCACTCCGGGTCGACAAACTCATCATTGCCGGTCTATCAGCGACATTGCAACTCTACCTCACAGAGGACACCACCCTAACGGAACGGTTTCCGATGCTCAATCGCTATACCCGGTCAATAGAAGCACTCCACACCCTTGCAACGGAGCTCAAAGCACAGTTAGAACCCCTCTTCAGTGAAAAGGTGGATATTCAGGTCTCGGAAACATACGGACAAATCGGGAGCGGTGCACTTCCTGTCGAGACGTTACCGAGCATCGCACTCGTCCTCGAGCCTTTGGAGTCTTCCGCTGAGATACTCGCCGCACAGTTCCGAAACGCCACAATTCCTGTCATTGGTAGAATCAAAGACGGCCTTTTTT
- a CDS encoding aspartyl protease, which produces MEHTTRIELENLKDLYAIELGAITSEDVRRITIENALVDTGATGLCLPTSLIHQLGLTPLRNIRAQTANDTIKRTVYSQVKYTVLERSDFITVTDLPEDAPVLVGHMILEALDLCVDIQNGLIYNPAHDGEWMIKILSNTPTATEQ; this is translated from the coding sequence ATGGAACATACCACCCGAATTGAACTCGAAAACCTAAAAGACCTATATGCCATAGAATTAGGTGCGATCACCTCCGAAGATGTCCGCAGAATTACCATAGAAAACGCTCTCGTCGATACCGGCGCAACAGGACTTTGTTTACCTACATCACTGATTCACCAACTCGGACTTACCCCGCTCCGAAACATCCGGGCACAGACCGCAAACGACACCATAAAGCGGACTGTTTATTCACAGGTCAAATATACGGTGTTGGAACGAAGCGACTTCATCACAGTAACAGACCTTCCTGAGGACGCACCCGTTCTCGTAGGACACATGATCTTGGAAGCACTCGACCTCTGCGTTGACATACAAAACGGATTGATTTACAATCCCGCACACGACGGTGAATGGATGATAAAAATCCTCTCGAATACCCCGACAGCAACGGAGCAATAG